One Kosmotoga arenicorallina S304 genomic window carries:
- a CDS encoding pseudouridine-5'-phosphate glycosidase has product MSKAYVALESTVIAHGLPWPVNFKTALAMEEVVKREGAVPKTIGIINGNIKIGMTKDELKYLATTENVMKVGTAEIPVATAMKNNAATTVSATLRLSAREGIEVFATGGIGGVHRDVSWDVSQDIIELSKTDMVVVSAGVKSILDVEKTLEFLETFQVTVIGYQTDSFPLFHCRYSKYPLNITVETPEDIAAIFKEKRKLGIEGAILVANPIPEEYEVPYDELIKYVEMAVSEAKAKGVSGKGLTPFLLGRLSELSDGKTLEANVALLKNNASLAGKIAKALKKA; this is encoded by the coding sequence ATGTCGAAAGCCTATGTGGCACTTGAATCCACTGTCATAGCTCATGGACTACCATGGCCTGTAAATTTCAAAACAGCTCTTGCAATGGAAGAGGTGGTAAAGCGAGAGGGTGCTGTGCCAAAAACAATTGGCATAATCAACGGTAACATAAAGATCGGCATGACGAAAGATGAACTGAAGTATCTCGCAACTACCGAGAATGTGATGAAAGTAGGTACTGCTGAAATACCGGTTGCCACAGCCATGAAAAATAACGCTGCAACCACAGTGAGCGCCACACTTAGGCTTTCTGCGAGGGAAGGTATAGAGGTATTTGCAACAGGCGGCATCGGTGGAGTGCACCGCGATGTAAGCTGGGATGTGTCACAGGACATAATCGAATTGTCGAAAACAGATATGGTGGTTGTTTCAGCAGGGGTAAAAAGCATTTTGGATGTGGAAAAAACGCTCGAGTTTCTTGAGACTTTTCAGGTTACCGTTATAGGTTATCAAACAGATAGTTTCCCGCTATTTCACTGCCGATATAGTAAATATCCATTGAACATTACTGTTGAAACTCCTGAAGACATTGCGGCGATTTTTAAGGAAAAGAGGAAGCTGGGAATAGAAGGGGCGATTCTTGTAGCAAATCCAATACCGGAGGAATATGAAGTCCCCTATGATGAATTGATAAAATATGTGGAAATGGCTGTATCTGAAGCGAAGGCAAAGGGAGTTTCAGGTAAGGGATTAACCCCCTTCCTCTTAGGCAGGCTATCAGAGCTCTCTGACGGAAAAACCCTCGAAGCAAACGTCGCACTGTTGAAGAACAACGCCTCTCTGGCTGGAAAAATCGCAAAGGCACTGAAAAAAGCATGA
- a CDS encoding rhomboid family intramembrane serine protease, which translates to MFPLRDTIPSRRKPYIMWVIIITNIFVFIYELFLSDGELLLLIYNHGLVPARYTKGQILLYNRYLIQYNRFDLSPFITSTFLHGGWTHLLGNMWTLFIFGDNVEDMLGHFRFLVYYILWGIGAGFLQFLLSPTSQIPVIGASGAIAGVMGAYLYFFPMSRILTFIPIFFLPFIIEVPAFIFLLVWFFIQFFNGTFSIIGANFSGVAWWAHVGGFIGGLYMARFFSKKYFRYH; encoded by the coding sequence TTGTTTCCTCTTAGAGATACCATTCCCAGCAGACGAAAGCCCTATATTATGTGGGTGATAATAATTACAAATATCTTTGTTTTCATATACGAGCTTTTCCTTTCAGATGGTGAATTGCTTCTTTTAATATACAATCACGGCCTTGTGCCTGCAAGATATACAAAAGGGCAAATTTTGCTCTATAATCGATATTTAATTCAATACAATCGGTTTGACCTTTCCCCTTTTATAACTTCAACCTTTCTTCATGGGGGTTGGACACACTTGCTGGGAAATATGTGGACACTGTTCATCTTTGGGGATAATGTTGAAGATATGCTCGGACATTTCAGATTTCTTGTTTATTACATATTGTGGGGAATTGGGGCGGGATTTTTACAATTTTTGCTTTCCCCCACCTCCCAGATACCTGTCATTGGCGCTTCGGGCGCAATAGCTGGAGTAATGGGAGCTTACCTCTATTTTTTCCCGATGAGCAGAATTCTAACATTTATTCCTATTTTCTTCCTTCCCTTTATAATAGAAGTGCCTGCTTTCATATTCTTGCTTGTCTGGTTTTTTATACAATTTTTCAACGGGACTTTCTCTATAATAGGAGCAAATTTCTCAGGGGTTGCCTGGTGGGCACACGTCGGAGGGTTTATAGGAGGGCTTTATATGGCGAGATTTTTCTCGAAGAAATACTTCAGATATCATTGA
- a CDS encoding Glu/Leu/Phe/Val family dehydrogenase: MAEISLFENALKQFRKAAKVMELDPCLADVLMHPKRELTVNFPVRMDDGSVKVFTGHRVQHNIARGPAKGGIRYHPNVTLDEVKALAFWMTWKCAVVGIPYGGGKGGVEVDPAELSAAELERLSRRFFSEIQVIIGEDKDIPAPDVNTNAQIMSWFMDTYSMNVGHSVLGIVTGKPMDIGGSAGRPEATGRGVRVVTEEAINYKGLDAESSTVAVQGFGNVGSFAAKLIQDELGAKIVALSDVSGGIYNPDGLDIDEVIAYRDQNNGVIKGYPNATTITNEELLALDVDILIPAALENAITMENVDNVKAKIIVEGANGPITPEAEEVLLKKDIFIVPDFLANAGGVTVSYFEWVQGLQWYFWDIEDVRKALHKIMRQAFGSVVNTMHKYNTDMRTAAYIVAIDRVATATKLRGIYP, encoded by the coding sequence GTGGCCGAAATAAGTCTGTTTGAAAATGCTTTGAAGCAGTTCAGAAAGGCCGCCAAAGTTATGGAACTCGATCCCTGCCTTGCGGATGTGCTCATGCATCCAAAGAGGGAACTTACAGTCAATTTCCCCGTCAGAATGGACGACGGTAGTGTAAAAGTATTCACCGGTCACAGAGTCCAGCACAACATAGCCAGAGGTCCCGCAAAAGGCGGAATAAGGTATCATCCAAATGTTACCCTTGACGAAGTAAAGGCTCTCGCTTTCTGGATGACATGGAAATGTGCTGTGGTTGGTATACCATATGGCGGTGGAAAGGGTGGAGTTGAAGTAGATCCAGCCGAACTTTCAGCTGCCGAGCTCGAGAGGCTTTCAAGAAGATTCTTCTCTGAAATACAGGTAATAATAGGAGAAGACAAAGATATTCCCGCGCCAGATGTTAATACAAATGCTCAGATAATGTCCTGGTTTATGGACACTTACTCTATGAATGTAGGCCACTCAGTTCTTGGAATTGTCACCGGGAAACCAATGGATATTGGCGGTTCAGCCGGAAGGCCAGAAGCAACAGGTAGAGGCGTCAGGGTTGTAACAGAAGAAGCCATAAATTACAAAGGCCTTGATGCAGAAAGCTCCACCGTAGCTGTACAGGGCTTCGGGAATGTTGGTTCTTTTGCCGCCAAGTTGATTCAGGACGAACTTGGTGCAAAAATCGTAGCACTTAGCGATGTTTCTGGTGGTATATACAATCCTGACGGATTAGATATTGACGAAGTGATAGCTTATAGAGATCAGAACAACGGTGTGATCAAGGGATACCCAAATGCCACAACAATCACCAACGAAGAACTTCTTGCCCTTGATGTAGACATTCTTATTCCGGCAGCTCTTGAAAACGCTATTACCATGGAAAATGTTGATAACGTAAAAGCCAAAATCATCGTTGAAGGTGCTAATGGCCCTATAACACCGGAGGCTGAAGAGGTTCTCCTCAAGAAAGATATCTTCATTGTCCCTGACTTTTTGGCAAATGCCGGTGGTGTTACCGTTTCTTATTTCGAATGGGTTCAAGGCCTTCAATGGTATTTCTGGGATATTGAAGATGTAAGAAAAGCCTTGCACAAAATCATGCGCCAGGCTTTTGGAAGTGTTGTGAACACGATGCACAAGTATAACACCGATATGAGAACAGCGGCTTATATCGTCGCAATTGATAGGGTTGCTACTGCTACAAAGCTCAGAGGCATATACCCTTGA
- the prfA gene encoding peptide chain release factor 1: MNPVEILDSLRKQLREVEKELSSPEISSNPDKLMELSKKHAELREIFVIEEKIEAKERELREWEDLLELSPPDEQEEIKQTLEQLQSEIEKLHIELKMRLVPDENSDRNIIVEIRAGTGGEEAALFSADLFRMYTRFAERSGWKIDVLDVNETDLGGYKEIIFEIKGRDVFRKLRYESGVHRVQRVPRTESGGRIHTSAASVAILPEATELDVKIDPSELRIDTFRSSGAGGQHVNKTESAVRIVHIPTGITVSVQKDRSQHQNKARAMELLRARLFDMMQQDQLNKMSQKRKSQIGSGDRSEKIRTYNFPQNRVTDHRINYTSYRLMEILDGDLEELVSKLIEADLEIRLNELKDSLE; this comes from the coding sequence ATGAATCCTGTAGAAATTCTTGATTCATTGAGAAAACAGCTTAGAGAAGTCGAAAAGGAATTATCTTCACCGGAAATTTCCTCTAATCCAGACAAACTAATGGAGCTGAGCAAAAAACATGCAGAATTAAGGGAAATCTTTGTTATTGAAGAGAAAATCGAAGCAAAGGAGAGGGAATTGAGGGAATGGGAAGATCTCCTTGAGCTCTCCCCGCCAGATGAACAGGAAGAGATAAAGCAAACCCTGGAGCAGTTACAAAGCGAGATTGAAAAACTCCATATTGAGCTCAAAATGCGCCTTGTTCCTGATGAGAATTCAGACAGGAATATCATTGTAGAAATCAGGGCTGGGACAGGAGGCGAGGAGGCAGCTCTATTCTCAGCAGACCTTTTTAGAATGTATACGCGATTTGCAGAGAGGTCTGGCTGGAAAATAGATGTGCTGGATGTCAATGAAACGGATTTAGGCGGTTATAAAGAAATCATCTTTGAAATAAAGGGGAGAGACGTTTTCAGAAAGCTCAGATATGAAAGTGGCGTGCATAGAGTTCAGAGAGTTCCGAGAACCGAATCCGGAGGGCGGATTCATACTTCTGCCGCTTCTGTCGCAATCCTTCCAGAAGCTACGGAGCTGGATGTAAAAATTGATCCCTCTGAACTGCGCATAGACACATTCAGATCTTCTGGTGCAGGTGGTCAGCATGTTAATAAGACCGAGTCAGCGGTAAGAATCGTTCATATCCCCACAGGAATTACCGTATCTGTTCAAAAGGACCGCTCCCAGCATCAGAACAAAGCAAGAGCTATGGAATTGCTGAGAGCGAGACTTTTCGATATGATGCAGCAGGACCAATTAAACAAAATGTCTCAAAAAAGAAAGTCTCAAATTGGTTCTGGCGACAGGAGCGAAAAGATAAGGACATACAATTTCCCCCAGAACAGGGTTACAGATCATCGGATAAACTATACCAGTTATCGGCTTATGGAAATTCTCGATGGCGATCTTGAAGAGCTCGTTTCCAAATTGATTGAAGCAGACCTAGAGATAAGGCTTAACGAATTGAAAGATAGTCTGGAGTGA
- a CDS encoding type IV pilus twitching motility protein PilT: MQLDEILSKGENYGASDIHITPDKKVAFRIDGSLFNDNELQPSKEAVINLLKELEDKSGVELTEPAKKEVDFSFSYGESRVRGNLYFSDKLPILALRLIPKKIRTLEDLGYPSLFKEFCSPDKGLVLVAGPTGSGKSTTLAAMLEHINLNRPVHLITIEDPIEYVFESKLALIHQRELGQDTKSFANGLKYALRQDPDVILVGEMRDAETMELAMTAAETGHLVFSTIHTNSAATTPERIVGVFPPHQQNQIAMQLANSLLAVIYQRLLKHKSGKGRVAILEIMVVNQAIRNLIRERKFHQIESMMQAGGRFGMVTFDDALINAFKQGDISMEQVKNYARDPEAVTRRLI, translated from the coding sequence ATGCAGCTCGATGAAATCCTTTCCAAAGGTGAAAATTACGGTGCAAGCGATATTCATATCACTCCAGACAAAAAGGTGGCTTTCAGGATAGATGGCTCGCTATTCAACGATAATGAGCTACAACCCTCAAAAGAAGCGGTGATTAATCTGCTAAAAGAGCTGGAAGATAAGTCAGGAGTCGAACTTACAGAACCGGCTAAAAAAGAGGTAGATTTTTCTTTCAGCTATGGCGAATCACGAGTCAGGGGAAACCTTTATTTTTCAGATAAACTGCCCATTTTAGCGCTAAGGTTAATTCCGAAAAAGATCCGTACTCTTGAAGATCTCGGATATCCATCGCTTTTCAAGGAATTCTGTTCGCCAGATAAAGGGCTTGTGCTTGTTGCAGGTCCCACTGGTAGCGGAAAGTCAACCACGCTTGCAGCAATGCTTGAACACATTAACTTGAACCGGCCGGTTCATCTTATAACCATTGAAGACCCCATAGAATATGTTTTCGAGTCGAAGTTAGCGCTAATTCATCAGCGAGAGCTGGGACAGGACACCAAATCCTTTGCAAATGGTCTGAAATATGCTTTAAGACAAGACCCTGATGTCATACTGGTGGGCGAGATGAGAGACGCCGAAACAATGGAACTTGCAATGACCGCAGCCGAAACGGGACATCTTGTCTTTTCAACCATCCACACAAATTCAGCTGCTACAACCCCGGAAAGAATTGTTGGCGTTTTTCCGCCTCACCAGCAGAACCAGATTGCCATGCAACTTGCAAACAGTCTGCTGGCAGTAATATATCAAAGGCTCCTGAAGCATAAGAGCGGCAAAGGAAGAGTGGCGATCTTAGAGATAATGGTTGTAAACCAGGCGATTAGAAACCTGATTCGGGAAAGAAAATTCCATCAGATAGAATCCATGATGCAGGCAGGTGGAAGATTCGGAATGGTTACCTTTGATGACGCCCTCATAAATGCTTTTAAACAGGGTGATATTTCTATGGAACAGGTCAAGAACTATGCTCGAGACCCTGAGGCAGTAACCAGGAGGTTAATTTGA
- a CDS encoding alpha-amylase family glycosyl hydrolase, whose product MFYELFLRSFADGNGDGIGDFKGATKRLDYLAELGITGIWLLPVMKSPSYHGYTVSDFYSINPSYGTIEDAREFLECAHAKGIKVILDMPLNHTAINHQWFLRALAGDKSHRKKYLWLERPEWLEARRHWDNQGVWSKLNGEYYYALFGPGSPDLNYENPELREEAKRILSFWLSLGFDGFRFDAAKHIFDFSTERGKCEYQHAKNLAFWKEMTEHCRKINPDAIFVSEVWDDPDVVDLYSSIFGIGFNFPLAYAIKESVMELNPNRMVEALYHVMNRYFEDVLQYSSGIFLTNHDMSRLLSYMKGDKEKAHLALSVLLTLPGIPFIYYGEELGMKGEYNEFANEAQLEPFPWFELGSGPMQTEWKAFTSNPPYSGTSYEVQSNESNSYFSKYKNILHFRKNNNWIDSAKILEVKAENNILFISVESKGKVALIVHNFDQKTVILDKKGNIVLINGELSEQKNSFSLGRMSSAMIEQ is encoded by the coding sequence ATGTTCTACGAACTTTTTTTACGCTCTTTTGCTGATGGCAACGGTGATGGTATAGGCGATTTCAAGGGTGCTACTAAAAGACTCGATTATCTCGCAGAATTAGGCATAACGGGAATATGGCTGCTTCCGGTGATGAAATCCCCTTCTTATCATGGATATACTGTTTCTGATTTCTATTCAATAAACCCATCTTATGGAACTATTGAAGATGCGAGAGAATTTCTTGAATGTGCTCATGCAAAAGGCATAAAAGTAATTCTTGATATGCCTTTGAACCATACTGCCATAAACCATCAGTGGTTTTTGAGAGCTCTTGCCGGTGATAAAAGTCACAGAAAAAAATATCTCTGGCTGGAGAGACCTGAATGGCTGGAAGCACGTAGACACTGGGACAACCAGGGAGTTTGGTCAAAGCTCAACGGTGAATATTACTACGCGCTTTTTGGGCCTGGAAGTCCGGATTTGAACTATGAAAATCCCGAGCTTCGCGAAGAGGCCAAAAGAATCCTCTCCTTCTGGCTTTCTCTTGGCTTTGACGGGTTCAGGTTTGACGCCGCCAAACATATCTTCGATTTTTCAACGGAAAGAGGCAAATGTGAATATCAACACGCAAAAAACCTTGCTTTCTGGAAAGAAATGACTGAACATTGCCGTAAAATTAACCCGGATGCTATTTTCGTTAGCGAAGTCTGGGACGATCCCGATGTGGTGGACCTCTATTCCTCAATATTCGGAATCGGGTTCAATTTTCCTCTTGCATATGCGATAAAAGAGAGCGTTATGGAGCTAAATCCAAATAGAATGGTTGAGGCATTGTATCATGTAATGAACAGGTACTTTGAAGATGTGCTTCAATACAGTTCTGGAATTTTCCTTACAAACCACGACATGTCAAGGTTGCTTTCTTACATGAAAGGAGACAAAGAAAAGGCGCATCTTGCTCTCTCAGTGCTGTTGACGCTTCCTGGTATCCCCTTTATTTATTACGGTGAGGAATTAGGGATGAAAGGAGAATACAACGAATTTGCTAACGAAGCCCAGCTTGAGCCATTCCCGTGGTTTGAACTTGGCTCTGGACCAATGCAAACGGAATGGAAAGCCTTCACAAGCAATCCTCCCTATTCAGGTACCTCTTATGAGGTGCAGAGCAATGAAAGCAATTCTTATTTTTCTAAATATAAGAATATCCTGCATTTTAGAAAAAACAACAACTGGATTGACAGCGCCAAAATCCTTGAAGTAAAAGCTGAAAACAACATTCTATTTATCTCTGTCGAATCAAAAGGAAAAGTAGCTTTAATTGTACACAATTTCGATCAAAAAACAGTTATACTTGATAAGAAAGGCAATATTGTCCTGATAAATGGAGAATTGTCCGAACAGAAGAATTCCTTTTCTCTTGGAAGAATGAGTTCAGCGATGATAGAACAATAA
- a CDS encoding cation diffusion facilitator family transporter has product MKSREERAKKGAIIGIAGNVFLSALKILTGLFTGSMAITADGLDSATDIMTSVITLVSTNLSKRPPDEEHPYGHERAETIASKIISMIIFFAGAQLAIFSIQKLISGKLVFENLPIVLSVALISSTGKYGLYRYKLHIGHKIDSNVFIADAMNMKNDIFISLSVAAGMVIVKLTGLFIFDAILGLFVSIFVIKTSIELFMSSSFELMDGIQPKDDIYRRVLEEAINTDGVSNPHRIRIRKFGYKYFVELDLEVKGDITVNEAHELSKTVERNIKQNIPKVYDVHVHIEPLGNVERETFGLDRSHISRRKGGTDG; this is encoded by the coding sequence GTGAAAAGCAGAGAAGAAAGAGCCAAAAAAGGAGCAATAATAGGAATTGCTGGCAATGTTTTTTTATCTGCATTAAAAATTTTGACAGGTTTATTTACCGGAAGTATGGCAATTACAGCTGATGGACTCGATTCCGCGACAGATATAATGACATCTGTGATAACTTTGGTTTCAACAAATCTCTCCAAAAGACCCCCCGATGAAGAACATCCGTATGGTCATGAGCGTGCTGAAACAATTGCTTCCAAGATAATCTCTATGATAATCTTTTTCGCAGGTGCCCAACTTGCCATTTTCTCAATCCAGAAGCTCATTTCCGGAAAACTTGTATTTGAAAATCTGCCAATTGTTTTATCCGTAGCCTTAATATCATCAACAGGAAAATATGGGCTTTACAGATACAAATTGCACATCGGTCATAAGATCGATAGCAATGTTTTTATTGCCGATGCCATGAACATGAAAAACGACATATTCATTTCGCTTTCTGTTGCTGCGGGAATGGTTATCGTCAAACTAACCGGGTTGTTCATCTTCGATGCGATATTGGGACTTTTTGTCTCCATCTTTGTCATAAAGACTTCTATCGAACTTTTCATGAGCAGTAGCTTTGAACTAATGGACGGCATTCAGCCAAAGGACGATATCTATCGCAGAGTATTGGAAGAAGCTATTAACACTGATGGTGTTTCGAATCCTCACAGAATTAGAATAAGAAAATTTGGCTACAAATACTTTGTAGAACTCGACCTGGAAGTAAAAGGTGACATTACGGTCAATGAAGCGCACGAATTATCAAAAACCGTTGAAAGAAACATCAAGCAGAACATACCCAAAGTATATGATGTGCATGTCCATATTGAACCCCTGGGAAATGTAGAAAGAGAAACCTTTGGATTAGACAGGTCTCACATTTCCAGGAGAAAGGGTGGTACGGATGGATAG
- a CDS encoding HD domain-containing phosphohydrolase, translating to MDRDKRLTLPAFSPDKFGDIPNLFWIMNEKGEILFANMRFLKFFRRTREQVIGNTMENIIERRSSKELSKLFQVLLRKNETVREELLFTSANTTGFFSVTMIPVFDNRKLSHVFCSAFDLTPIKNRYAKIARDRTAIISILAKYSEKILPEAEKHLRIISEASTMIAVALREKENHKITKDFIKDIREASMLHDIGNLEIPQGLLSKPSRLSKDEYQIVKEHTLKGVEIIEDFLQTGSALLRVCAEIIGYHHETFDGNGYPHGISGADIPLSARIVSVADSYASMMVKRPYRDALKRDEALKIISQEKGKKFDPVIVDAFFSIEKELNTLVNLA from the coding sequence ATGGATAGAGATAAGAGGCTAACTCTTCCAGCATTTTCGCCGGATAAATTTGGTGATATTCCTAACCTTTTCTGGATAATGAACGAAAAGGGCGAGATTCTCTTCGCAAATATGCGCTTCTTGAAGTTTTTCAGAAGAACACGCGAACAGGTCATTGGCAATACAATGGAAAATATAATAGAGAGGAGAAGTTCAAAAGAACTTTCAAAACTATTTCAAGTGCTTCTCAGAAAAAACGAAACCGTGCGTGAAGAACTGCTTTTCACCAGTGCAAATACCACCGGATTCTTTTCTGTGACCATGATACCTGTTTTTGACAACCGTAAATTAAGCCATGTTTTTTGCAGTGCCTTTGATCTGACTCCTATAAAAAATAGATACGCAAAAATCGCCAGGGATCGAACAGCGATAATTAGCATTTTGGCAAAATATTCTGAAAAGATCCTCCCGGAAGCAGAGAAACATTTGCGAATAATTTCTGAAGCTTCCACGATGATCGCAGTGGCTTTGCGCGAAAAGGAAAACCACAAAATCACAAAGGACTTTATAAAAGACATCAGAGAAGCCTCAATGCTTCATGACATTGGAAATTTGGAAATCCCGCAAGGATTGCTAAGCAAACCAAGCAGGCTCTCAAAAGATGAATATCAAATCGTGAAAGAACACACCTTAAAAGGGGTGGAAATAATAGAAGATTTTCTCCAGACAGGTTCTGCATTATTAAGAGTGTGCGCTGAAATAATCGGATACCATCATGAAACTTTTGACGGGAACGGTTATCCCCACGGGATTTCGGGAGCTGATATTCCATTGTCTGCAAGGATAGTGAGTGTGGCAGATAGTTATGCCTCCATGATGGTTAAAAGGCCTTACAGAGACGCTCTGAAAAGAGATGAAGCTTTAAAAATAATTAGTCAGGAAAAAGGTAAAAAATTCGATCCGGTGATTGTTGATGCATTTTTTTCAATTGAAAAAGAACTAAATACACTGGTGAATCTTGCTTGA
- the rbr gene encoding rubrerythrin — translation MKKLDGTSTLGNLMKAFAGESQARNRYTFFASVARKEGFEQISAIFQETAENEKEHAKLFYKHIVENTEKLPAVVHVDADYPVEYRSTLENLKAAAAGENEEWSELYPTFADIAEEEGFKDIAETFRQVAKVEKRHEERYLKLAENVEKGQVFKKSEKILWKCRNCGYILEAYEAPAKCPACKHPQSYFELFVENY, via the coding sequence ATGAAAAAATTAGACGGGACGAGTACGCTTGGTAATTTAATGAAGGCTTTTGCAGGAGAATCTCAGGCGAGAAACCGGTACACCTTTTTTGCTTCAGTAGCCAGAAAAGAGGGATTCGAGCAAATTTCCGCGATTTTTCAGGAAACAGCCGAAAATGAAAAAGAACACGCCAAGCTCTTTTACAAGCACATTGTAGAGAACACCGAAAAGTTGCCAGCAGTTGTTCATGTGGATGCGGATTATCCGGTTGAATACCGTTCAACACTGGAGAATCTCAAAGCGGCTGCTGCAGGTGAGAATGAAGAATGGTCAGAACTCTACCCAACATTCGCCGATATTGCCGAAGAAGAAGGTTTTAAAGATATTGCCGAAACATTCAGGCAGGTAGCTAAGGTTGAAAAGAGGCATGAAGAACGCTATTTAAAACTCGCGGAAAATGTTGAAAAGGGGCAAGTTTTCAAGAAATCTGAAAAAATATTGTGGAAGTGCAGAAATTGCGGCTATATACTTGAAGCTTATGAAGCACCCGCAAAATGCCCTGCCTGCAAGCATCCACAAAGCTATTTCGAACTTTTCGTGGAAAACTATTGA